One window from the genome of Bacillota bacterium encodes:
- a CDS encoding P1 family peptidase — MSVVKRLRDYGIKPGYLQPGPDNAITDVPGVGVGHCTLMAGKEIRTGVTAILPHYGNLFVEKVPAAVEIINGFGKAAGLSQIMELGELETPVLLTNTLSVGSVLDALVSYKLERNPEIGRKQPTVNGVVLECNDGYLNDIRARKVSAEHVRAALAAASRERPAEGSVGAGTGMTSFGCKGGIGNSSRIAGDYICGVLVLSNFGRWHQLKIDGLPVGQLLANPGPEEQEKGSIVMVVATNAPLDARQLRRVARRAGFGLARTGSVAGNGSGDFALAFSIGVKYTEGGKTRDVTVFRDSELDLLFEAVVEATEEAILNALFTAGSMEGRDGHFRPALPIKEVLTLLSKCGNA; from the coding sequence ATGAGTGTGGTGAAACGCCTGCGGGACTACGGGATAAAGCCCGGCTATTTGCAGCCCGGCCCCGATAACGCAATCACCGATGTGCCTGGTGTCGGCGTCGGCCACTGTACGCTGATGGCGGGAAAGGAAATTCGCACCGGCGTTACGGCAATTCTGCCACATTATGGTAACCTGTTTGTCGAAAAAGTGCCGGCGGCGGTGGAGATTATCAATGGGTTTGGCAAGGCAGCAGGGCTCAGCCAGATTATGGAGCTGGGCGAACTGGAGACGCCGGTGCTGCTGACCAACACCTTGAGCGTCGGGTCAGTTTTGGATGCCCTGGTGAGTTACAAACTGGAGCGCAACCCCGAGATTGGCCGCAAACAACCTACGGTTAACGGTGTGGTTTTGGAATGCAATGATGGTTATCTTAACGATATTCGCGCCCGGAAAGTGAGTGCGGAGCATGTGCGTGCGGCATTAGCTGCCGCCTCCCGGGAACGGCCTGCCGAGGGCAGCGTTGGCGCCGGCACGGGTATGACTAGTTTTGGCTGTAAGGGCGGGATTGGCAATAGCTCCCGAATTGCCGGCGATTATATCTGCGGCGTGCTGGTCCTGAGCAATTTTGGCCGCTGGCATCAGTTGAAGATCGACGGCTTGCCTGTCGGGCAGCTGCTGGCCAACCCGGGGCCGGAGGAGCAGGAAAAGGGGTCGATTGTAATGGTTGTCGCGACCAATGCTCCCCTGGATGCCCGGCAGCTCAGGAGAGTGGCCCGGCGGGCCGGTTTTGGACTCGCCCGTACCGGTTCGGTGGCCGGCAATGGCAGCGGCGATTTTGCCCTGGCCTTCAGCATTGGTGTAAAATATACTGAGGGCGGTAAAACACGGGATGTTACGGTGTTCAGGGACAGCGAGCTGGATTTGTTGTTTGAAGCGGTGGTGGAAGCCACCGAAGAGGCAATTCTCAATGCCTTGTTCACGGCCGGTTCGATGGAAGGCCGGGATGGTCATTTTCGCCCGGCGCTGCCGATTAAAGAAGTGCTCACGTTACTGAGCAAATGCGGAAACGCTTGA
- a CDS encoding asparaginase → MNEPQVLVEVTRGPLVENLHRGHAAVVDNSGKLLYSFGDPRFLTYWRSSAKPVQALPVVESGAVEHYSITDRELSLFCASHNGEAIHTDSVLSVLGKIGLDLTALQCGMHMPLHNQTTKEMIAVKQEANSLHSNCSGKHSGMLALACHKQFDLSTYTELENPLQQLILDYIADLTGYPREEILIGIDGCGVPVHGMPLYNMALAYARMVKPAGMSDTRAAACRRVSKAMHTYPEMVGGTDRFCTDLMRATGGKLIAKGGAGGVYCVGVYGSGLGIAVKCEDGFGKARDAAVVEILRQLRVLDAAELEALATYHKPVNKNHRGDICGEYRPVVKLTKED, encoded by the coding sequence TTGAATGAACCGCAAGTATTGGTGGAAGTGACCCGGGGGCCATTGGTGGAAAACCTGCACCGGGGGCATGCAGCTGTAGTAGACAACTCTGGCAAGCTTCTGTATAGTTTTGGCGATCCGCGCTTTTTGACATATTGGCGCAGCAGCGCCAAACCGGTGCAGGCCCTACCGGTAGTGGAATCTGGCGCCGTTGAACACTATTCGATTACAGACCGGGAGTTATCTTTGTTTTGCGCCTCCCATAACGGCGAGGCAATCCATACAGATTCTGTCCTTTCGGTGCTTGGAAAAATAGGCCTTGATTTGACGGCGCTGCAATGTGGAATGCATATGCCGCTTCATAACCAAACTACAAAGGAAATGATTGCCGTCAAGCAGGAGGCCAATTCCCTGCATTCCAATTGCTCCGGAAAACATTCCGGCATGTTGGCCCTGGCCTGCCACAAGCAGTTTGATCTCAGCACTTATACCGAGCTGGAGAATCCGCTCCAGCAATTAATTCTTGATTATATTGCGGACCTCACCGGCTATCCACGGGAGGAAATCCTCATTGGCATTGATGGTTGCGGTGTGCCGGTCCACGGCATGCCCCTGTATAATATGGCCCTGGCATATGCCAGGATGGTAAAGCCTGCAGGCATGTCCGACACCCGGGCTGCTGCCTGTCGGCGGGTGAGCAAGGCTATGCATACCTACCCGGAAATGGTGGGCGGCACAGACCGGTTCTGCACCGATTTGATGCGGGCCACTGGAGGTAAATTGATTGCCAAAGGCGGCGCCGGCGGCGTTTACTGCGTCGGTGTCTATGGGAGCGGTCTTGGTATTGCCGTGAAATGCGAAGACGGCTTTGGTAAGGCCCGGGACGCAGCGGTGGTGGAAATTCTTCGCCAGTTGAGGGTTTTAGACGCCGCTGAACTGGAGGCTCTGGCCACATACCACAAACCTGTAAACAAAAACCACCGTGGCGATATCTGCGGTGAATATCGGCCGGTGGTTAAACTGACAAAGGAGGATTAA
- a CDS encoding peptidase M55 has product MTRVYISADLEGVSGVVHGSQLNEGTEYEAARRLMTEEVNAAIAGALDAGASEIVVNDSHGSMRNLLPDRLNPAALLITGTPKPLSMVEGVQDGEYRCAMFVGYHAGMGCLGVLSHTYSGSRVRNVKVNGINMGETGINAAVAGAFNIPVALITGDDRVCAEASELLPGIITADVKQARGRYVARGLHPEKARELIRKQAKLAVERAGEMEPLRLSEPVALELEFLNSGQAEGGALLPGVRMLNPTTLEFRGDSLLQAFAMLRALINLG; this is encoded by the coding sequence ATGACCAGAGTTTATATTTCTGCGGATTTGGAGGGTGTTTCAGGAGTCGTTCACGGCAGTCAGCTCAACGAGGGCACCGAGTATGAAGCGGCCCGGCGCCTGATGACCGAAGAAGTTAATGCCGCCATCGCCGGTGCCCTAGATGCCGGCGCCAGCGAAATTGTGGTCAACGACTCCCATGGCAGCATGCGTAATCTGCTGCCGGACCGTTTAAATCCCGCGGCCCTGCTAATTACCGGCACTCCCAAGCCCCTGTCCATGGTGGAGGGCGTGCAGGACGGCGAATACCGGTGTGCGATGTTTGTCGGCTATCATGCGGGGATGGGGTGCCTGGGCGTGCTCAGTCACACGTACTCGGGATCCCGTGTGCGCAATGTTAAGGTCAATGGCATTAACATGGGGGAAACGGGAATCAATGCCGCTGTGGCTGGCGCCTTCAATATTCCCGTGGCCCTGATAACCGGTGATGACCGGGTATGCGCCGAGGCCAGTGAATTATTGCCCGGAATCATCACCGCAGATGTCAAGCAGGCTCGGGGTCGTTATGTTGCCCGGGGGCTGCATCCTGAGAAAGCACGGGAGTTGATCCGCAAGCAGGCGAAGCTGGCAGTGGAAAGGGCCGGTGAGATGGAGCCGCTACGTCTCAGTGAGCCGGTGGCCCTGGAGCTGGAATTCCTGAACAGCGGCCAGGCAGAAGGTGGCGCTTTGCTGCCGGGAGTACGCATGCTCAATCCAACCACCCTGGAATTCCGGGGCGACAGCCTGCTCCAGGCCTTTGCCATGCTGCGGGCGCTGATCAATCTTGGATGA
- a CDS encoding DUF362 domain-containing protein — protein MTVSVRACPDYSPEVVAATCDRALMDVKAEALFTPGQTVLLKVNLLSAKSPEQAVTTHPALVFALARWFIERGARVQVGDSSGGVPTKEGGNKTAAALKVSGIAAAAEAAGAEVINFDTAGAVVVHGGERLNPVLIARPVLDADLVVSVAKLKTHGLTLFTGAVKNMFGAVPGATKAEYHRQLPKLPDFCTGLVDVFAAARPQLAVMDAVWGMEGNGPSAGDVRHRGLVLASRDAVALDTVAANLIGCPPRRVLTTVFAAKRGLGRMEDVKIMGDEVSPVQFKLPASARLGPVAASVSGRFFGLMTHLPGFMAEKCINCNICVQSCPVTALTAQKPHPELDAAKCIHCFCCHELCPEHAIDLEPRYPRVHRLMDMLSRRRRRKNR, from the coding sequence ATGACTGTATCCGTTCGCGCCTGCCCCGATTATAGTCCCGAAGTTGTCGCGGCTACCTGCGACAGGGCCCTGATGGATGTCAAGGCAGAAGCACTGTTTACTCCCGGCCAGACCGTGCTGCTCAAAGTCAACCTGCTCAGCGCCAAGTCGCCGGAGCAGGCGGTGACAACCCATCCGGCGCTTGTATTTGCCCTGGCGCGTTGGTTTATTGAACGGGGCGCACGGGTGCAGGTGGGGGATAGCTCCGGTGGTGTGCCAACGAAAGAAGGGGGCAATAAAACCGCCGCCGCCCTCAAGGTCAGCGGCATTGCCGCGGCGGCGGAGGCCGCTGGAGCCGAGGTAATCAATTTTGACACTGCCGGCGCCGTCGTTGTCCATGGCGGCGAGCGATTGAATCCGGTGCTGATTGCCCGGCCGGTGTTGGACGCAGATTTGGTGGTCTCGGTGGCCAAGCTCAAGACCCACGGCCTCACTCTATTCACCGGCGCGGTGAAGAATATGTTTGGCGCCGTGCCGGGAGCGACTAAGGCCGAATACCATCGGCAGTTGCCCAAGCTGCCGGATTTCTGCACCGGACTTGTCGATGTCTTTGCTGCCGCCCGGCCGCAACTGGCTGTAATGGATGCGGTCTGGGGAATGGAGGGCAACGGTCCCAGCGCTGGCGATGTTCGACACCGGGGCCTGGTTCTCGCAAGCCGGGATGCGGTGGCCCTGGATACTGTGGCCGCTAATTTGATTGGCTGCCCGCCCCGGCGGGTGTTGACCACGGTCTTTGCCGCCAAGCGGGGGTTGGGCAGGATGGAAGATGTTAAGATTATGGGAGATGAGGTCTCACCGGTGCAGTTTAAATTGCCGGCCAGCGCCCGCCTGGGCCCGGTGGCTGCCAGTGTCTCCGGAAGGTTTTTTGGCCTTATGACCCATTTGCCCGGCTTTATGGCGGAGAAATGTATCAATTGCAATATCTGCGTCCAGAGTTGTCCGGTGACGGCGCTTACCGCTCAAAAGCCGCACCCGGAATTAGACGCAGCCAAATGTATCCACTGCTTTTGTTGCCACGAACTCTGTCCCGAACATGCCATCGACTTGGAGCCCCGGTATCCCCGGGTGCACAGGCTGATGGATATGCTGTCACGAAGAAGGAGGAGGAAGAATAGATGA
- a CDS encoding RNA-binding transcriptional accessory protein, whose product MLEHVAGELKIRYKQVADTIKLLDDGNTVPFIARYRKEVTGGLDEEQIFALQQQVTYQRNLVQRKEEVLRSIEEQGKLTPELEQQIRASTKLQQVEDLYRPYKPKRNTRGSKARDAGLEPLAQTLVQGELEPLVEAEKYINEQVPDVEAALQGARDIIAEEFADAAHNRVLARRRTWDKGVLVVKASDAKAESPYEMYYDFSEPVAKLPPHRVLAINRGEKEEFLKVSLDFESQYLLQELWRKNYSPQREDATDQVRQAMEDGYQRLLAPAVERDIRRELTDNAHQSAYKLFSTNLTSLLLQPPTRGKTVLGVDPAYRTGCKLAVVDATGKLLEVAVIYPTPPKNQVEQSKRKIKEFIDKYGIEVIAIGNGTASRETTELIGELTQEVEGVGYTVVDESGASVYSAAPLAKEEFPELDVSERSAVSIARRLQDPLAELVKVPPQAIGVGQYQHDVDQKQLGQLLGEVVETCVNRVGADLNTASAPLLSYIAGIKPAVAKAIVAWRQEEGSFTSRNQLKKVPRLGDATFQQCAGFLRIREGENPLDATSVHPESYDVAEKLLGLCGYSTDELAQRGGIPELSSKLPAGVQELAQKLGVGEPTLKDIIQALEKPALDPRDKLPAPLFREGVLTLEDLKEGMILQGTVRNVVDFGAFVDIGVKEAGLVHVSELADKFVKHPLEVVKVGENISVRVIGVDTRRRRIALSCKAVH is encoded by the coding sequence ATTTTGGAACATGTTGCTGGCGAACTGAAAATCCGTTACAAACAGGTGGCGGATACGATTAAACTGTTGGACGACGGGAACACCGTGCCCTTCATTGCCCGCTACCGGAAGGAAGTAACCGGCGGTCTCGATGAGGAGCAGATTTTTGCGCTTCAGCAGCAGGTGACGTATCAGCGCAATCTTGTCCAGCGCAAAGAAGAAGTCCTGCGCAGCATTGAGGAGCAGGGCAAACTTACCCCCGAGCTGGAGCAGCAGATCCGCGCCAGCACCAAACTTCAGCAGGTGGAGGACCTCTACCGCCCCTACAAGCCCAAGCGCAATACCCGGGGTAGCAAAGCCCGGGACGCAGGCTTAGAGCCCCTGGCCCAGACCCTGGTGCAGGGAGAATTGGAACCGCTGGTGGAGGCCGAGAAATACATAAACGAGCAGGTGCCCGATGTGGAGGCGGCCCTCCAGGGCGCAAGGGACATCATTGCCGAAGAGTTTGCCGACGCTGCCCATAACCGGGTGCTGGCCCGGCGCCGCACCTGGGACAAAGGAGTGTTGGTGGTAAAGGCCAGCGATGCCAAGGCCGAATCCCCTTACGAAATGTACTATGACTTCAGTGAGCCGGTAGCCAAACTGCCGCCTCACCGGGTGCTGGCCATCAACCGGGGCGAAAAGGAAGAATTCCTCAAGGTATCTTTGGATTTCGAGTCCCAGTATTTGCTGCAGGAATTGTGGCGCAAGAACTACTCGCCCCAGCGGGAGGACGCCACGGACCAGGTGCGTCAGGCCATGGAGGACGGCTACCAGCGCCTGCTGGCACCAGCGGTGGAACGGGATATTCGCCGGGAGCTCACTGATAACGCCCATCAGTCGGCGTATAAACTTTTCTCCACCAACCTCACCTCACTCTTGCTCCAGCCCCCTACCCGGGGCAAAACCGTGCTGGGCGTCGACCCTGCCTACCGGACCGGCTGCAAACTGGCGGTGGTTGACGCCACCGGCAAGTTGCTGGAGGTGGCGGTTATTTACCCAACGCCGCCTAAAAACCAGGTGGAGCAGTCCAAGAGGAAGATCAAGGAGTTTATTGATAAGTACGGCATCGAAGTAATTGCCATCGGTAACGGCACCGCCAGCCGCGAAACCACCGAGTTGATTGGCGAGCTGACCCAGGAAGTAGAGGGTGTCGGCTACACTGTTGTTGACGAATCCGGGGCTTCGGTGTATTCAGCTGCCCCCCTGGCCAAGGAAGAGTTTCCCGAACTGGATGTTTCTGAGCGGAGTGCCGTTTCCATTGCCCGCCGTCTCCAAGACCCCCTGGCGGAACTGGTTAAGGTTCCGCCTCAGGCGATTGGTGTCGGTCAGTATCAGCATGATGTTGACCAAAAGCAATTGGGGCAGCTGCTGGGCGAGGTGGTGGAGACCTGTGTTAACCGGGTTGGCGCGGACCTAAATACCGCCTCGGCGCCGCTTCTCTCATATATCGCCGGCATCAAGCCAGCGGTTGCCAAGGCGATTGTCGCCTGGCGCCAGGAAGAGGGAAGCTTCACCAGCCGCAATCAGCTTAAGAAGGTGCCGCGGCTGGGGGATGCGACCTTCCAGCAGTGCGCCGGTTTCCTGCGCATCCGGGAAGGTGAAAACCCCTTGGATGCCACATCAGTTCACCCTGAATCCTATGATGTGGCCGAGAAGCTTCTGGGCCTCTGTGGATATAGCACCGACGAGCTTGCCCAGCGGGGTGGAATTCCCGAGCTCAGTAGCAAGCTGCCGGCCGGGGTTCAGGAACTGGCCCAGAAGTTGGGCGTCGGCGAGCCGACGCTCAAAGATATCATTCAGGCCCTGGAAAAGCCGGCCTTAGACCCCCGGGACAAACTGCCGGCGCCCCTCTTCCGGGAAGGCGTACTCACTTTGGAAGACCTCAAAGAAGGGATGATTCTCCAGGGCACAGTGCGCAATGTTGTGGACTTCGGCGCCTTTGTCGACATCGGCGTCAAAGAAGCAGGACTGGTGCATGTCTCCGAACTGGCTGACAAATTTGTCAAACATCCCTTGGAAGTAGTGAAAGTAGGCGAAAACATCAGTGTGCGGGTCATCGGCGTCGACACCCGCCGCCGTCGCATCGCCCTCTCCTGCAAAGCCGTCCACTAA